Genomic DNA from Microbacterium neungamense:
ACGTGCTCCGCGCCGCGCTGCCGGTGACGGACGAGGACGACATGCCGGCCGCATTCCGGGTCGTCGTGCGCCTCGACCTCGCGCGACGGCTGATCCACGACGGGGAGCGCGCCGAAGCGGCATCTGCGCTGTCGGCCGCCCGCGAGATCGCCGCCGCGATCGGCAACGCCCGGCTGCAGCAGGAGGCGGACGAGCTCGCCCTGGCATCCGGCCTCTCCGGCGAACCCGCGGCACCCGCGCTGGCCGAGCTGACCGCGCGCGAGAGCCAGGTCCTGGACCTGCTGGCCGAGGGGCTGAGCAACCGGCAGATCGGCGAACGGCTGTTCATCAGCGTAAGACCGTCAGCGTGCACGTCTCGGCGATCCTGCGCAAGCTCGGCGTGACCACCCGCACCGAGGCCGCCGTCGCCGCCACCCGCCGCGTCGGCGCCTGAGAACCGGCAGAACGCGTCCGGCACAGCGGCAGCCGTGCTGAAATCCTCGCCGACGACACCTTGCGGGAATACCCCAGTGGGGTATCTGTTGTACCCTGGTGAACACCCCAGAGGGGTATCGCGAACAGGAAGGTGAGAAACATGACCACGACCGAGTTCCAGGTGACCGGGATGACGTGCAGCCACTGCGAGATGTCCGTTCGTGAGGAGGTCGCGAAGGTCCCCGGCGTCGAGAGCATCGACGTCAGCGCGCAGACCGGACGGCTCGTCGTCTCCTCGTCCGCGCCCGTCGACCCCGCCGCGGTCATCGCCGCGGTCGACGAGGCCGGCTACCAGGCGGAGTCCGCCTGATGAACGCCGCGGCACGCCTCGGCCTCTTCGGCGTGGGGCTGGTGGCGGTGTTCGGCCTCGCCGCAGCCGCAGCGGGCGCTCTCGCGCCCGACGGCATCGCCACCCCCGCGGCCACCGAGACCG
This window encodes:
- a CDS encoding heavy-metal-associated domain-containing protein, whose amino-acid sequence is MTTTEFQVTGMTCSHCEMSVREEVAKVPGVESIDVSAQTGRLVVSSSAPVDPAAVIAAVDEAGYQAESA